One genomic segment of Deinococcus terrestris includes these proteins:
- a CDS encoding heavy metal translocating P-type ATPase gives MTTSTLPTPSPAGLPRPFRLSPELRTAVLLTALTLLGLLVGVVGEHLLALPAVMWVGYGLAYLAGGIPAGREALRSLLRERKLDVDLLMVLAALGAASIGQMADGAILLFLFSLSNTLQDWAMGRTKNAIQALMDLNPEGATVRRDGRERWCELGEIQVGDLLVVRPGERIAADARVVRGQTSVDESPVTGESVPVDKEPGAALASGTVNLNGSVEAEVIRPAGESTLARLVGLMEEAQTQKSRTETLTERWESPYATAVLLGVPLVFALLYYGFGLPTDDAWYRAMTFMVVASPCAVVISTPAVMLSAMAAAARAGVLFKSSAALDALAGVQTVAFDKTGTLTQARMTLTHVHAADERQALALAAGLETHSEHPIARAVVTAAGERGVTPLALTDAQAVPGHGITARTPEGEVAWAGNLRLAGRQGATLSEAQRARLDELAAAGRCVVIVGVGSRAVGLLGVTDAPRPGIRDALDQLAASGVQHRVMLTGDREEVARTVAREVGLSEYRAELLPEDKLRIIGELPGPVAMVGDGVNDAPALARADLGVAVASGTDVAIESADVVLMHNDLGRLAGAVRLAREARRTVRLNLTFAFGVILIVAPLAVAGQVPLPLGVLAHEGGTVFVVFMGLRLLRRRV, from the coding sequence ATGACCACCTCGACCCTGCCGACCCCCTCTCCCGCAGGTTTGCCACGTCCCTTTCGCCTGTCGCCGGAATTGCGAACGGCCGTCTTGCTGACCGCCCTGACCCTGCTGGGCCTGCTGGTGGGGGTGGTGGGCGAGCATCTGCTGGCCCTGCCCGCCGTCATGTGGGTGGGCTACGGGCTGGCGTACCTCGCGGGGGGGATTCCCGCCGGGCGCGAGGCGCTGCGGAGCCTGCTGCGCGAGCGCAAGCTGGACGTGGACCTGCTGATGGTGCTGGCCGCGCTGGGAGCCGCTTCTATCGGGCAGATGGCGGACGGGGCGATCCTGCTCTTTTTGTTCAGCCTGTCCAACACCTTGCAGGACTGGGCGATGGGCCGCACCAAGAACGCGATTCAGGCGCTGATGGACCTCAACCCGGAGGGAGCCACCGTGCGCCGGGACGGGCGGGAGCGCTGGTGCGAGCTGGGCGAGATTCAGGTGGGCGACCTGCTGGTGGTGCGCCCCGGCGAGCGCATCGCCGCCGACGCGCGGGTGGTGCGCGGGCAGACCAGCGTGGACGAGTCGCCCGTCACCGGGGAAAGCGTGCCGGTGGACAAGGAACCGGGCGCCGCCCTCGCCTCGGGGACGGTCAACCTCAACGGCAGCGTGGAGGCCGAGGTCATCCGGCCCGCGGGCGAGAGCACCCTGGCCCGCCTCGTCGGGCTGATGGAGGAGGCGCAGACCCAGAAAAGCCGCACCGAGACCCTCACCGAGCGCTGGGAAAGCCCTTACGCGACCGCCGTGCTGCTGGGCGTGCCGCTGGTGTTTGCGCTGCTGTACTACGGTTTTGGCCTGCCTACCGATGACGCGTGGTACCGGGCGATGACCTTCATGGTGGTCGCCAGCCCCTGCGCGGTCGTGATCTCGACGCCCGCCGTGATGCTCTCGGCGATGGCCGCCGCCGCCCGCGCCGGGGTGCTGTTCAAGAGCAGCGCCGCGCTCGACGCGCTGGCCGGGGTGCAGACGGTCGCCTTCGACAAGACGGGCACCCTGACCCAGGCGAGGATGACCCTGACGCACGTCCACGCCGCCGACGAGCGGCAAGCCCTCGCGCTGGCGGCCGGACTGGAGACCCACAGCGAGCACCCCATCGCGCGGGCGGTCGTGACGGCGGCGGGGGAGCGCGGGGTGACGCCGCTGGCCCTCACGGACGCGCAGGCTGTGCCCGGCCATGGCATTACCGCCCGCACCCCGGAGGGCGAGGTCGCCTGGGCGGGCAACCTCCGGCTGGCCGGGCGGCAGGGGGCCACCCTGTCGGAGGCGCAGCGGGCCAGGCTGGACGAGCTGGCCGCCGCGGGCCGCTGCGTGGTCATCGTGGGGGTGGGGAGCCGCGCCGTGGGGCTGCTGGGGGTGACCGACGCCCCGCGCCCCGGCATCCGCGACGCGCTGGACCAGCTCGCAGCCAGTGGGGTGCAGCACCGCGTCATGCTGACCGGCGACCGCGAGGAGGTGGCCCGCACGGTGGCGCGGGAGGTCGGCCTGAGCGAGTACCGCGCCGAGCTGCTGCCGGAGGACAAGTTGCGAATCATCGGCGAGCTGCCCGGCCCGGTGGCGATGGTGGGCGACGGGGTGAACGACGCCCCCGCGCTGGCCCGCGCCGATCTGGGGGTGGCGGTGGCCTCGGGGACCGACGTGGCGATCGAGAGCGCCGACGTGGTGCTGATGCACAACGACCTCGGGCGGCTGGCGGGCGCGGTGCGGCTCGCACGGGAAGCGCGGCGCACCGTGCGGCTGAACCTGACCTTCGCCTTCGGTGTCATTCTGATCGTCGCGCCGCTCGCGGTGGCGGGGCAGGTGCCGCTGCCGCTGGGCGTGCTCGCGCACGAGGGCGGGACCGTCTTCGTGGTGTTCATGGGGTTGCGCCTGCTGCGGCGCCGGGTATAG
- a CDS encoding CoA transferase, which translates to MPGPLHGFTVLSLAPNLPGPLAAAALRDDGARVVKVEPPGGDPFAAWAPEWYAELTRGVEVRRLDLKGAEGRAELRARLAEADLLLTSSRPSALGRLGLDGKTLGRDCPHLCRVLIVGDTRTPQTPGHDLTYVAEAGLLDPARPAMPRTLFADVLGGQQAYAAALALLLGRERGLPERERVVGLGDAARLAAGPLRSGLTAPGGLLSGASPTYRLYATADGTVAVAALEAHFAARFHEVIGPDPEGTFRSRPTAHWLALAREHDLPLAAIPDEVSPAFRSE; encoded by the coding sequence ATGCCCGGTCCCCTGCACGGCTTCACGGTCCTGAGCCTCGCGCCCAACCTGCCTGGCCCACTCGCCGCCGCCGCGCTGCGGGACGACGGGGCACGGGTGGTCAAGGTCGAACCGCCGGGCGGTGACCCCTTCGCGGCGTGGGCGCCGGAGTGGTACGCGGAACTCACGCGGGGGGTGGAGGTGCGGCGCCTCGACCTCAAGGGGGCAGAGGGACGGGCCGAGCTGCGGGCGCGGCTGGCCGAAGCGGACCTGTTACTCACGAGCAGCCGTCCCTCGGCGCTGGGGCGGCTGGGGCTGGACGGGAAGACGCTGGGGCGAGACTGCCCGCATCTGTGCCGGGTCCTCATCGTGGGGGACACGCGCACGCCGCAGACGCCGGGGCACGACCTGACCTATGTGGCGGAGGCTGGACTGCTCGATCCCGCCCGGCCCGCCATGCCACGCACCCTGTTCGCCGACGTGCTGGGCGGCCAGCAGGCGTACGCGGCGGCGCTGGCCCTGCTACTGGGGCGCGAGCGCGGCTTGCCCGAGCGGGAGCGGGTGGTGGGCCTGGGAGACGCGGCGCGGCTGGCGGCGGGACCGCTGCGCTCCGGGCTGACGGCGCCAGGGGGGCTGCTGTCGGGAGCCTCGCCCACGTACCGCCTGTACGCCACTGCCGACGGCACGGTCGCCGTGGCCGCGCTGGAGGCGCACTTTGCCGCCCGCTTCCACGAGGTGATCGGCCCGGACCCGGAGGGCACCTTTCGCTCACGGCCCACCGCCCACTGGCTCGCCTTGGCCCGTGAGCATGACCTGCCGCTGGCGGCCATACCAGACGAGGTATCTCCAGCATTCCGCTCTGAATAG
- the acnA gene encoding aconitate hydratase AcnA, whose amino-acid sequence MAMNLFGARDVLTTKAGQKLYFYDLNKLQVDGADIARLPFSVKVLLESVLREANNYDVREEDVRAVANWKPVNEEIEIPFKPARVILQDFTGVPAVVDLASMRDAMVKLGGDPKQINPLIPVDLVIDHSVQVDEFGTDFALANNMALEFERNRERYEFLRWGQQAFDNFGVVPPASGIIHQVNLEYLAKGVQSRPEDDGVVVYPDSLVGTDSHTTMINGLGIVGWGVGGIEAEAVMLGQPIYMLMPEVIGFKITGAMPEGATATDLALRVTQMLREKGVVGKFVEFYGAGLSSMTLPDRATIANMAPEYGATMGFFPVDEEALRYLRRTGRLEDEIELVEAYYKAQGMFRTDETPDPVFTDTIELDLSTIVPSLAGPKRPQDRVDLTDMHTVFAEALTAPVKNRGFELDADKLDAQGTIGGTDIKIGHGAVTLASITSCTNTSNPSVLIAAGLVAKKAVEKGLRPKPWVKTSLAPGSKVVTEYLEAAGLQDYLDQIGFNTVGYGCMTCIGNSGPLPEPTVQAIEEGNLVVASVLSGNRNFEGRVNPHIKANYLASPPLVVAYALAGTVVNDIVNDPIGTGTDGQPVYLRDVWPTGAEIQTIMDQAINAEMFKRVYDGIEQSNEQWNAIPVAEGALYTWNPESTYIQNPPFFETLAGGPSDITSIEGARVLVKVGDSVTTDHISPAGSFKSDTPAGKYLLERGIQPKDFNSYGSRRGNDRIMTRGTFANIRLKNQLAPGTEGGFTTNFLNGEVTSIYDASTAYKEAGVPLLVFAGKDYGMGSSRDWAAKGTFLLGVKAVIAESFERIHRSNLVGMGVLPLQYKNGETADSLGIQGDETFDLILPGDLKPRQDVTLRVTKDGQTREVTLQCRIDTPVEIDYYKNGGILQTVLRGILERSGQRAGAQA is encoded by the coding sequence ATGGCGATGAACCTGTTCGGTGCGCGTGACGTGCTCACCACCAAGGCTGGGCAGAAGCTCTATTTCTACGACCTCAACAAGCTTCAGGTGGACGGCGCGGACATTGCCCGCCTGCCCTTCAGCGTCAAGGTGCTGCTCGAAAGCGTCCTGCGTGAGGCTAACAACTACGACGTGCGCGAGGAGGATGTCCGCGCCGTCGCGAACTGGAAGCCCGTCAACGAGGAAATCGAGATTCCCTTCAAGCCCGCCCGCGTGATTCTTCAGGACTTCACGGGCGTGCCCGCCGTCGTGGACCTTGCGTCCATGCGCGACGCGATGGTCAAGCTCGGCGGTGACCCCAAGCAGATCAACCCACTGATTCCGGTCGACCTCGTGATTGACCACTCGGTGCAGGTCGACGAGTTCGGCACCGACTTCGCGCTCGCCAACAACATGGCGCTGGAGTTCGAGCGCAACCGCGAGCGCTACGAGTTCCTCCGGTGGGGTCAGCAGGCCTTTGACAACTTCGGCGTGGTGCCGCCCGCGTCGGGCATCATCCACCAGGTTAACCTCGAATACCTCGCCAAGGGCGTGCAGAGCCGCCCCGAGGACGACGGCGTGGTCGTGTACCCCGACTCGCTCGTCGGCACCGACAGCCACACCACCATGATCAACGGCCTGGGCATCGTGGGCTGGGGCGTGGGCGGCATCGAGGCCGAGGCCGTGATGCTGGGCCAGCCCATCTACATGCTGATGCCGGAAGTCATCGGCTTCAAGATCACGGGCGCGATGCCGGAGGGCGCCACCGCCACCGACCTCGCCCTGCGCGTCACGCAGATGCTGCGCGAGAAGGGCGTGGTGGGCAAGTTCGTGGAGTTCTACGGGGCGGGCCTGAGCAGCATGACCCTGCCCGACCGCGCGACCATCGCCAACATGGCCCCCGAGTACGGCGCCACGATGGGCTTTTTCCCCGTCGACGAGGAGGCGCTGCGCTACCTGCGCCGCACGGGCCGCCTGGAAGACGAGATCGAACTCGTCGAGGCGTACTACAAGGCGCAGGGCATGTTCCGCACCGACGAGACGCCCGATCCCGTCTTCACCGACACCATCGAACTCGACCTGTCCACCATCGTGCCCAGCCTCGCCGGGCCCAAGCGTCCGCAGGACCGGGTCGACCTCACCGACATGCACACCGTGTTTGCCGAGGCTCTGACCGCGCCCGTCAAGAACCGGGGCTTCGAGCTGGACGCGGACAAGCTGGACGCGCAGGGCACCATCGGCGGCACCGACATCAAGATCGGGCACGGCGCGGTGACGCTGGCGTCGATCACCTCCTGCACGAACACCTCCAACCCCAGCGTGCTGATCGCGGCGGGCCTCGTCGCCAAGAAAGCCGTGGAAAAGGGCCTGAGGCCCAAGCCCTGGGTCAAGACCAGCCTCGCGCCCGGCTCCAAGGTCGTCACCGAGTACCTTGAGGCCGCCGGGTTGCAGGACTACCTCGACCAGATCGGCTTCAACACGGTCGGCTACGGCTGCATGACCTGCATCGGGAACTCCGGGCCGCTGCCCGAGCCCACCGTGCAGGCCATCGAGGAAGGCAACCTCGTGGTCGCGTCGGTGCTGTCGGGCAACCGCAACTTCGAGGGCCGCGTCAACCCCCACATCAAGGCGAACTACCTCGCCTCGCCGCCCCTCGTGGTGGCCTACGCGCTCGCGGGCACGGTCGTCAATGACATCGTGAACGACCCCATCGGCACGGGCACGGACGGCCAGCCCGTCTACCTGCGCGACGTGTGGCCGACGGGCGCCGAGATCCAGACCATCATGGATCAGGCGATCAACGCGGAGATGTTCAAGCGCGTCTACGACGGCATCGAGCAGAGCAACGAGCAGTGGAACGCGATTCCGGTCGCGGAGGGGGCGCTGTACACCTGGAACCCCGAGTCCACCTACATCCAGAACCCGCCCTTCTTTGAGACGCTGGCGGGCGGCCCGAGCGACATCACCTCCATCGAGGGCGCCCGCGTGCTCGTGAAGGTGGGCGACTCGGTGACCACCGACCACATCAGCCCGGCCGGGTCCTTCAAGTCGGACACCCCGGCGGGCAAGTACCTACTGGAGCGCGGCATCCAGCCCAAGGACTTCAACTCCTACGGCTCGCGCCGCGGCAACGACCGCATCATGACGCGAGGGACGTTCGCCAACATCCGCCTCAAGAACCAGCTCGCGCCCGGCACCGAGGGGGGCTTTACCACCAACTTCCTGAACGGTGAAGTGACGAGCATCTACGACGCCTCGACCGCCTACAAGGAAGCGGGCGTGCCGCTGCTGGTCTTCGCGGGCAAGGACTACGGCATGGGCTCCAGCCGCGACTGGGCCGCCAAGGGCACCTTCCTGCTGGGCGTGAAGGCCGTGATCGCCGAGAGCTTCGAGCGCATTCACCGCTCCAACCTCGTCGGGATGGGCGTACTGCCCCTCCAGTACAAGAACGGCGAGACGGCGGACAGCCTCGGCATTCAGGGCGACGAAACCTTCGACCTGATCCTGCCCGGTGACCTGAAGCCCCGTCAGGACGTGACGCTGCGCGTCACCAAAGACGGCCAGACCCGCGAGGTCACCCTCCAGTGCCGCATCGACACGCCGGTCGAGATCGACTACTACAAGAACGGCGGTATTCTCCAGACTGTGCTGCGCGGGATTCTGGAGCGCAGCGGCCAGCGGGCGGGCGCTCAGGCGTAA
- a CDS encoding PRC-barrel domain-containing protein produces the protein MIKGKELLGRNVVAINTGERIDSVRDLVFDHQANQVLGLLVDEGGWFRSARVVPFEAIRSVGEDAIMVDSAEAVTSTREDGRLAEVLDSNISLVGMTLLTTDGQNLGKIADVYFDETTGRVEGYDATGGIFSDLTSGRTFVPAPEDVQIGQDAAIVPISVATAMQEQEPGGLKGAYQSAAESVKHGYENIAEATKERQKEYVVGKTAGGDITLEDGTVIVQKGDTITAEQAEQAEGAGKLAALATAATGGVLSEAYGSAKERVQGSVDDLRGASAERQREYVIGKTAATDVTAEVADGVQEVIVHQGTVITPFHAERAEQAGRLPALVAAAGGGSLTETVQTLTGRREATTVEDTIGRRVRSDVRTPTGNLLAVQGQIVTPAVAERARTLGLEAALIAATVAPQTAGASSTGTAAALSGGVASVSEGASNLLDRAKSWFSDKREEAGEALENRQQQQREQKVRDALGRPVTRVILAPDDTIILNVGEIVTHKAIDAARAGDVLDILVDSVSKEEPIIDPLAVRPHETGVAALEGQADLAEERLDDGARPGMDPVNPTDPTRRN, from the coding sequence ATGATCAAAGGCAAAGAACTGCTGGGCCGCAACGTCGTGGCCATCAACACGGGCGAGCGCATCGACAGCGTGCGCGACCTCGTCTTCGACCATCAGGCCAATCAGGTCCTGGGACTGCTCGTCGACGAGGGCGGCTGGTTCCGCTCGGCGCGGGTGGTGCCCTTCGAGGCGATCCGCTCGGTTGGGGAAGACGCCATCATGGTGGACAGCGCCGAGGCCGTGACCTCCACCCGTGAGGACGGCCGCCTCGCCGAGGTGCTGGACTCCAATATCAGCCTCGTTGGGATGACCCTGCTGACCACCGACGGCCAGAACCTCGGCAAGATCGCGGACGTGTACTTCGACGAGACGACCGGGCGCGTGGAAGGCTACGACGCGACCGGCGGCATCTTCAGCGACCTCACCAGCGGCCGGACCTTCGTGCCCGCGCCGGAGGACGTGCAGATCGGTCAGGACGCCGCCATCGTGCCCATCAGTGTGGCGACCGCCATGCAGGAGCAGGAGCCCGGCGGCCTGAAGGGCGCCTATCAGAGCGCTGCCGAGAGCGTCAAGCACGGCTACGAAAACATCGCGGAAGCCACCAAGGAACGCCAGAAGGAATACGTCGTCGGCAAGACGGCGGGCGGCGACATCACCCTGGAAGACGGCACCGTGATCGTGCAGAAGGGGGACACCATCACCGCCGAGCAGGCCGAGCAGGCCGAGGGGGCGGGCAAGCTGGCCGCACTCGCGACCGCCGCAACGGGCGGAGTGCTCTCGGAAGCCTATGGCAGTGCCAAGGAGCGGGTGCAGGGCAGCGTGGACGACCTGCGCGGAGCCAGCGCCGAGCGTCAGCGCGAGTACGTGATCGGCAAGACCGCTGCCACCGACGTGACGGCGGAGGTGGCCGACGGGGTGCAGGAGGTCATCGTTCACCAGGGCACGGTCATCACGCCTTTCCATGCCGAGCGGGCCGAGCAGGCTGGGCGCCTGCCCGCGCTCGTCGCGGCGGCGGGCGGCGGCAGCCTCACGGAGACCGTCCAGACGCTGACCGGGCGCCGGGAAGCCACCACTGTGGAGGACACCATCGGGCGCCGGGTCCGCAGTGACGTGCGCACGCCCACCGGCAACCTCCTCGCCGTGCAGGGCCAGATCGTGACTCCCGCCGTGGCCGAGCGTGCCCGCACCCTGGGGCTGGAAGCCGCGCTGATTGCCGCGACCGTCGCTCCCCAGACTGCGGGGGCAAGCAGCACCGGCACCGCCGCCGCCCTGTCCGGGGGCGTGGCGAGCGTCAGCGAGGGCGCGAGCAACCTGCTTGACCGCGCCAAGTCGTGGTTCAGCGACAAGCGCGAGGAGGCGGGAGAGGCCCTCGAAAACCGTCAGCAGCAGCAGAGGGAGCAGAAGGTGCGCGACGCGCTGGGCCGCCCCGTCACCCGCGTGATTCTGGCCCCCGACGACACCATCATCCTCAATGTCGGCGAGATCGTGACCCACAAGGCCATCGACGCCGCGCGGGCCGGAGACGTGCTCGACATCCTGGTGGACAGCGTGAGCAAGGAAGAGCCGATCATCGACCCCCTCGCCGTGCGCCCCCACGAGACGGGCGTCGCTGCGCTGGAAGGTCAGGCCGACCTTGCCGAGGAACGGCTGGACGACGGCGCCCGGCCGGGAATGGACCCGGTGAACCCCACCGACCCCACCCGGCGCAACTGA
- a CDS encoding ABC transporter permease, whose protein sequence is MRPDYIWRVASRDLLSTLRDRRTLTSTILIPLLLIPLFTLGLPLLLGNFIGGQAQERQQVGVVGTLPAPLRTALTRDEKAPDGTVIRAGVELVPVEDPRAAVQSGEVDAALRAPEPLPTRAGDGTGELEVYAKLGNLRAQTGAFAKVQATVEAYNRELALERLSGLGLGAQTLTPVTLSPIDASPEQERRSGQLAFLIPLLMLNFILSGAMATALDATAGEKERGTLESLLVSPVRRSEVVAGKLLATTITALTTALFSVAGFLLTGVLSRLLLDGDGAGAELTQAFGGQLTLTLGGALALLGTVISAALLISAILIALSIYARSYKEAQTYVTPLSLAIVFPAVLLQFSDFLTLSDGIYALPLFGSMVAILDVVRGNLTAGHALTAIGANLVGTLLLGLLALRSFHREEVIFRN, encoded by the coding sequence GTGCGTCCTGATTACATCTGGCGGGTGGCCTCGCGCGACCTGCTCTCGACCCTGCGCGACCGCCGCACCCTGACAAGCACCATCCTGATTCCGCTGCTGCTGATTCCGCTGTTCACGCTGGGCCTGCCGCTGCTCCTGGGCAATTTCATTGGCGGGCAGGCGCAGGAGCGGCAGCAGGTCGGAGTGGTGGGCACGCTGCCCGCGCCGCTGCGCACCGCCCTGACCCGCGACGAGAAGGCCCCTGACGGCACCGTGATCCGCGCCGGGGTCGAACTTGTCCCGGTGGAGGACCCCCGCGCCGCCGTGCAGTCGGGCGAGGTGGACGCGGCGCTGCGGGCGCCGGAGCCGCTGCCCACCCGCGCGGGCGACGGCACGGGAGAGCTGGAGGTGTACGCCAAGCTGGGCAACCTGCGGGCACAGACCGGGGCCTTCGCCAAGGTGCAGGCCACCGTGGAGGCGTACAACCGCGAGCTGGCCTTGGAACGGCTGAGCGGGCTGGGGCTGGGGGCGCAGACGCTGACGCCCGTGACCCTCTCCCCCATCGACGCCAGCCCCGAGCAGGAGCGGCGCAGCGGGCAGCTCGCCTTCCTGATTCCCCTCTTGATGCTGAACTTCATCCTGTCGGGGGCGATGGCGACCGCGCTCGACGCCACGGCAGGCGAAAAGGAGCGCGGCACCCTCGAAAGCCTGCTCGTCTCGCCTGTCCGGCGTTCGGAGGTCGTGGCCGGAAAACTGCTCGCCACGACGATCACGGCGCTGACCACCGCCCTGTTCAGCGTGGCGGGCTTTCTGCTGACTGGAGTGCTGTCGCGGCTTCTGCTGGACGGGGACGGAGCGGGCGCCGAACTCACCCAGGCGTTCGGCGGGCAACTCACGCTGACGCTGGGGGGGGCGCTCGCGCTGCTGGGGACGGTGATCAGCGCCGCCCTCCTCATCAGCGCCATCCTGATCGCCCTGAGCATCTACGCCCGCTCGTACAAGGAAGCGCAGACCTACGTCACGCCGCTCTCGCTCGCCATCGTGTTTCCGGCAGTGCTGCTGCAATTCAGCGACTTCCTGACCCTAAGTGACGGCATCTACGCCCTGCCCCTCTTCGGAAGCATGGTGGCTATCCTCGACGTGGTGCGCGGCAACCTGACGGCCGGGCACGCGCTCACCGCGATTGGGGCCAATCTGGTGGGGACGCTGCTGCTGGGGCTGCTGGCGCTGCGGTCCTTCCACCGGGAAGAGGTCATTTTCCGCAACTGA
- a CDS encoding ABC transporter ATP-binding protein — translation MLEIQNLSKTYGRHAALRDVSLTAGEGEVFGLLGPNGAGKTTLLRILATLLRPTSGTASVAGHDVTREPEAVRRVIGVVNGGMGLPARLTGREVLRSFAGFYGMTRAQADTRIAELDAALDLGRTLDTRAGEYSTGMKQKVVIARAVIHDPQVLVLDEAASGLDIFARRTLLDFVAAARRPGRLTLYSTHVMSEAEEVCDRVAILHQGELVTAGTIPDILARTGERNLERAFFALVRGMDGEAARAS, via the coding sequence ATGCTGGAGATACAGAACCTGAGCAAGACCTACGGGCGGCACGCCGCGCTGCGGGACGTGAGCCTCACGGCGGGGGAGGGCGAGGTCTTCGGCCTGCTCGGCCCCAACGGGGCGGGCAAGACCACCCTGCTGCGCATCCTGGCGACCCTGCTGCGGCCTACCTCAGGGACCGCGAGCGTGGCGGGCCACGACGTGACGCGCGAGCCGGAGGCGGTGCGCCGGGTGATCGGTGTGGTCAACGGCGGCATGGGCCTGCCCGCGCGGCTGACGGGGCGCGAGGTGCTGCGCTCCTTTGCGGGCTTCTACGGCATGACGCGGGCGCAGGCCGACACCCGCATCGCGGAACTCGACGCCGCGCTGGACCTGGGGCGCACCCTGGACACCCGCGCGGGCGAGTACTCGACGGGCATGAAGCAGAAGGTGGTGATCGCCCGCGCCGTGATCCACGACCCGCAGGTGCTGGTGCTCGACGAGGCGGCGAGCGGGCTGGACATCTTCGCGCGGCGCACCCTGCTCGACTTCGTGGCGGCGGCGCGGCGGCCGGGGCGGCTGACCCTCTACTCCACCCACGTCATGAGCGAGGCCGAGGAAGTCTGCGACCGGGTGGCGATCCTGCACCAGGGCGAACTTGTGACGGCAGGAACCATCCCCGACATCCTGGCGCGGACGGGCGAGCGCAATCTGGAACGGGCCTTTTTCGCGCTGGTGCGCGGCATGGACGGGGAGGCGGCGCGTGCGTCCTGA
- a CDS encoding transcription initiation factor IIE subunit alpha family protein has translation MFNPPTLEDLQETRRANEKLVLKALESKPEWVETELAKTTGLALSHLRAALASLLDQGRVRRLPGTGTRAVYGLADPGLADVPATPLTEDAKRVRDYLEGRADSALYMSDQLRMTRDDVMAALSLLNAHGMITCTFVGSLVIFRLKEAQALGQEQPTPAPTTGKKKQVA, from the coding sequence ATGTTTAACCCCCCCACCCTCGAAGACCTGCAAGAAACCCGGCGTGCCAACGAAAAGCTCGTCCTGAAGGCGCTGGAGAGCAAGCCCGAATGGGTCGAGACCGAACTCGCCAAGACCACCGGCCTCGCCCTGTCGCACCTGCGGGCGGCCCTTGCCAGCCTGCTCGACCAGGGCCGGGTGCGCCGCCTGCCCGGCACCGGCACCCGCGCCGTGTACGGCCTGGCCGACCCCGGCCTCGCGGACGTGCCCGCCACGCCGCTGACGGAGGATGCCAAGCGCGTCCGTGACTACCTTGAAGGCCGGGCCGACAGCGCCCTGTACATGAGCGACCAGCTCCGCATGACCCGCGACGACGTGATGGCGGCGCTCTCGCTCCTGAACGCGCACGGCATGATCACCTGCACCTTTGTGGGCAGCCTGGTGATTTTCCGCCTCAAGGAAGCGCAGGCGCTGGGGCAGGAGCAGCCGACGCCCGCCCCCACGACCGGCAAGAAGAAGCAGGTCGCCTGA
- a CDS encoding cyclic-di-AMP receptor, which produces MKLVLAVIQDADAAALIRVLSENAFEVTKLASTGGFLREGNTTLMIGVPDTRMDELKRHVQQTCRTRTRLVTPGVPMGEGGEGMASDPVEVAVGGAVMFVLGVQEFVKV; this is translated from the coding sequence ATGAAGCTCGTGCTCGCCGTGATTCAGGATGCCGACGCCGCCGCGCTGATCCGGGTGCTGTCGGAAAACGCCTTCGAGGTCACCAAGCTCGCCAGCACGGGCGGCTTTCTGCGCGAGGGCAACACCACCCTGATGATCGGGGTCCCCGATACCCGCATGGACGAACTCAAGCGCCACGTCCAGCAGACCTGCCGCACCCGCACCCGCCTCGTCACCCCCGGCGTCCCGATGGGCGAGGGCGGCGAGGGCATGGCGTCGGACCCCGTGGAGGTCGCGGTGGGCGGCGCGGTGATGTTCGTGCTGGGCGTGCAGGAGTTCGTCAAGGTCTGA